In a single window of the Palaemon carinicauda isolate YSFRI2023 chromosome 10, ASM3689809v2, whole genome shotgun sequence genome:
- the LOC137648541 gene encoding GATA zinc finger domain-containing protein 14-like, with protein sequence MMKPLLAVLVLVSVASGQDGSYILDSRGVEAQQGLLPSRHLYDNYEAFSDAFRQRSQQMATEYSLDQTIYNDPNPEYTWAYAVDAKSTGDMKSAREERRGDVVVGQYSVVDPDGTLRTVDYSVAPGTGFQATVSKERADDLSSSPVKYHREIQHSQSDGKQTNRYQQQPQQSFRNQIEETRSLNHQTYSNDFANQGNSRSDYQNQFQNHQYQYENEGRFYNQQSNRNQIQNQQYNRQSSQNQNENNVNFKKNNDNYIANQRYGYTRNDFNNNQYNSQRSLYSRDGQNSQSYARVNGNTNRQNYNQYNSNYNNQQAQFRGRENYNQYQQNRDSKTYTSDQFRRNYYNTQQEQSRKYNPNTQSRDSQYNQNQYDNQYYQIQQRNNERQQYNETILGRNLSYNSPNYYQGKQYNQGNPSRRSQHRGEGQYRGNRYSKNHQSRLTNQYSGQNSQFYSHQRFQNQNQNTKRNYSPISVVLA encoded by the exons ATGATGAAG CCTCTTCTGGCGGTGCTGGTGTTGGTTAGTGTGGCTTCTGGCCAGGATGGATCCTACATCCTGGACTCTCGAGGTGTTGAGGCTCAGCAAGGACTCCTTCCCTCACGACACCTTTACGATAACTACGAAGCCTTCTCAGACGCCTTTAGGCAACGTTCTCAGCAGATGGCCACAGAATACAGCTTAGACCAAACTATTTACAATGATCCG AATCCCGAGTATACCTGGGCCTATGCCGTCGACGCCAAGTCCACTGGAGACATGAAATCCGCAAGGGAAGAGCGTCGGGGTGACGTTGTTGTGGGACAGTATTCGGTTGTGGACCCTGATGGAACTCTGCGCACAGTCGATTACTCAGTTGCTCCTGGCACTGGATTCCAAGCCACCGTCTCTAAGGAAAGAGCTGATGACCTTTCCAGCAGCCCAGTCAAATACCATCGGGAAATTCAGCATTCCCAGAGTGATGGTAAACAAACCAATAGATATCAGCAACAGCCACAGCAGTCCTTTAGGAATCAAATTGAAGAGACTAGGTCCTTGAATCATCAAACCTATTCTAATGACTTTGCAAACCAAGGAAACAGTCGGAGTGATTACCAAAACCAGTTCCAGAACCACCAATATCAATATGAAAATGAAGGACGTTTCTATAACCAACAGTCTAACAGAAATCAAATCCAAAATCAACAATACAACAGACAAAGTTCCCAAAACCAAAAcgaaaataatgttaattttaaaaagaataatgacAATTACATCGCCAATCAACGTTATGGATACACCAGAAATGACTTCAATAATAATCAATACAATTCCCAAAGAAGTCTGTATTCCAGAGATGGCCAGAACTCTCAGTCTTATGCACGCGTAAATGGAAATACAAACAGGCAAAATTACAATCAATACAATTCCAATTACAATAACCAACAAGCTCAATTCCGGGGACGTGAAAACTACAACCAGTACCAGCAAAACAGAGACTCCAAAACATACACCTCAGATCAGTTCAGGAGGAACTATTACAATACACAGCAGGAACAAAGTAGAAAATATAATCCCAACACCCAGTCCAGAGACAGCCAATACAACCAAAATCAGTATGATAATCAGTATTACCAAATCCAGCAAAGGAACAATGAGAGACAACAGTACAATGAAACTATCTTGGGTAGGAACTTGAGCTACAATAGCCCTAATTACTATCAGGGAAAACAATATAACCAAGGTAATCCATCTCGGAGGTCACAGCACCGCGGAGAGGGTCAATACAGAGGTAATCGTTACTCCAAAAATCATCAAAGTCGCCTGACCAATCAATACTCGGGACAGAACTCCCAGTTCTACTCACATCAAAGATTCCAGAATCAAAACCAAAACACGAAAAGGAATTACTCCCCGATTAGTGTTGTTCTTGCTTGA